From the genome of Gemmatimonas phototrophica, one region includes:
- a CDS encoding HEAT repeat domain-containing protein, translated as MVYVAALALLFRQLRERAPTTDVLSSVQRLCALAHVGSVTIDQRVLNDAHAVEPVRDSAEFLRGMLSAHGVTALDIASTVTEAEFLKLGGILIAPPSSVQGAILESADALAIWNVRLRAAGMPLRPTPAGMMAIPSSDDGPSETPRSATPPSVTSIAPTEPAARDVVEQALRTAVLRGDGLSLLKLLSGITDSSFFESLATPQPLQLIVELLLDQQQEHEGVQALLLRAGVPGARAVFEQLIAATELADRRFLYDLAASLPATLVVARHFAGDATWFVVRNAAGLLGESKNQAAIPDLARLLKHADTRVRVAAVAALGQIGGPAATSRLESVMFDSTPEVRNRALSLVFAAPDADPLADRMMLAVQEESTLEYQLEIIAALAHVHTPRARQKLIELTAERTRSLDDLQIRLAAMTALAAGHRPAADDALRALTNDAHSLIRERASAALGLSTR; from the coding sequence ATGGTGTACGTTGCCGCATTGGCATTGTTGTTCAGGCAATTGCGTGAGCGCGCTCCCACAACGGACGTGCTCTCCAGTGTGCAACGGCTGTGCGCCCTGGCACACGTTGGCAGCGTCACCATCGACCAGCGTGTGCTCAACGACGCCCACGCGGTAGAGCCGGTGCGCGACAGCGCGGAGTTTCTGCGCGGAATGCTGAGTGCACACGGCGTCACGGCACTCGATATCGCCTCGACGGTTACTGAGGCCGAGTTCCTCAAGTTGGGCGGCATTCTCATCGCCCCGCCATCGTCGGTGCAGGGGGCCATCCTCGAAAGCGCGGACGCGTTGGCCATCTGGAACGTCCGCCTGCGCGCGGCCGGCATGCCCCTGCGTCCCACTCCCGCCGGCATGATGGCCATTCCCTCATCGGACGATGGACCATCGGAAACGCCGCGTAGCGCCACGCCTCCGTCCGTCACATCCATCGCGCCAACCGAGCCCGCGGCACGGGATGTCGTGGAACAGGCCCTCCGCACGGCAGTGCTCCGCGGCGATGGTCTCTCGCTCCTCAAGCTGCTGTCGGGCATCACCGACAGCTCGTTCTTCGAGTCACTGGCCACGCCGCAGCCCCTGCAACTCATCGTGGAACTGCTCCTCGATCAGCAGCAGGAGCACGAAGGGGTCCAGGCGTTGCTCCTGCGCGCCGGAGTGCCGGGGGCCCGCGCGGTGTTCGAGCAGCTGATCGCAGCCACGGAACTGGCGGATCGACGATTCCTCTATGACCTCGCGGCGTCGCTGCCGGCCACATTGGTCGTGGCGCGCCACTTTGCCGGCGATGCTACCTGGTTTGTGGTTCGCAATGCGGCCGGCTTGCTGGGGGAGAGCAAGAATCAGGCGGCCATCCCGGACCTGGCCCGGCTGCTCAAGCACGCCGATACCCGCGTGCGGGTGGCGGCCGTTGCGGCCCTGGGGCAGATTGGCGGCCCAGCCGCCACGAGTCGCCTCGAGTCGGTCATGTTCGACAGTACGCCGGAGGTGCGCAACCGTGCACTCTCCCTCGTCTTCGCCGCCCCTGATGCCGACCCGCTGGCCGATCGCATGATGCTCGCTGTGCAGGAAGAAAGCACCCTGGAGTATCAGCTCGAGATCATTGCGGCGCTCGCCCATGTGCACACGCCACGAGCCCGCCAGAAGCTCATTGAACTGACGGCGGAACGAACCCGCTCCCTCGATGACTTGCAGATCCGGCTCGCCGCCATGACGGCGCTGGCAGCGGGACACCGTCCCGCTGCCGATGACGCCCTGCGCGCCCTCACCAACGACGCGCACAGCCTCATTCGTGAACGCGCGTCGGCAGCATTGGGCCTCTCCACCCGCTGA
- a CDS encoding peptidase dimerization domain-containing protein: MTRSTRCGLAAALLLGAPLAAEAGAQTAGAAAPAAPAPAANDPRLAKLKDEALQMVQARSKQVQEIVDMLFSFQELGFQEWESQKYLTGILEKEGFKVERGVAGIPTAWTAKWSYGTGKPEISLGSDVDGIPQASNKPGVGYKDAMVSGGPGHGEGHNAGQALNIVASIVVKQLMQRDKINGTLLLWPGIAEEQMAGKAFLVRSGVFKNTDVTLFTHVGNDLGVSWGASGSSALISAEFRFKGSSAHAAGAPWRGQSALDAVMLMAQGWEYRREHLRLQQRSHYVIKDGGDQPNVVPSTASIWFYFREQDYPRTMELFETGQKVAQGAAMMTDTKLDTVMILGSGWSAHFSKPIAEAMHQNIQTVGMPAWDDKDQTLAKGIQRELGQPDFGLSSEVNKQLRGAETPQNWMGGGSDDIGDIAWNVPTVTLRFPSNIPSLPGHNWANAISMATPIAHKGALAGAKVQALTVLDILLTPKVVADAWDYFNNVQTKTVKYKPFIRPSDQPPIWLNADIMAKYKPQLQKFYYDPSKYKTYLEQLGIEYPTVRPIEAKPKGNN, from the coding sequence ATGACCCGTTCGACCCGCTGCGGCCTTGCCGCCGCCCTGCTGCTCGGCGCGCCGCTGGCCGCCGAGGCGGGCGCCCAGACGGCGGGCGCCGCGGCCCCAGCCGCACCGGCACCCGCAGCAAATGATCCCCGTCTTGCCAAACTCAAGGACGAAGCGCTGCAAATGGTCCAGGCGCGCTCCAAGCAGGTCCAGGAAATCGTGGACATGCTCTTCTCGTTTCAGGAGCTGGGCTTTCAGGAGTGGGAATCGCAGAAGTACCTGACCGGCATTCTTGAAAAAGAAGGCTTCAAGGTGGAGCGTGGTGTCGCTGGCATTCCTACCGCCTGGACGGCCAAGTGGAGCTATGGCACTGGAAAGCCGGAGATCTCGCTCGGGTCCGATGTGGACGGCATTCCCCAGGCCAGCAACAAGCCGGGCGTGGGCTACAAGGATGCCATGGTGAGCGGTGGCCCCGGGCACGGCGAAGGGCACAATGCCGGTCAGGCGCTCAACATCGTGGCGTCCATCGTGGTGAAGCAGCTCATGCAGCGCGACAAGATCAACGGGACGCTGCTGCTCTGGCCCGGCATTGCGGAAGAACAGATGGCGGGCAAGGCGTTTCTGGTGCGCTCGGGGGTGTTCAAGAACACCGACGTCACACTCTTCACGCACGTCGGCAACGACCTTGGCGTTTCGTGGGGGGCCAGTGGGTCCAGTGCCCTCATCTCGGCCGAGTTCCGCTTCAAGGGCTCGAGCGCGCATGCCGCAGGTGCGCCATGGCGCGGCCAGTCGGCGCTCGACGCCGTGATGCTGATGGCACAGGGATGGGAGTACCGGCGTGAGCATCTGCGGCTGCAGCAGCGCTCGCACTACGTGATCAAGGACGGCGGTGACCAGCCCAATGTCGTGCCCAGCACGGCGAGCATCTGGTTCTACTTCCGTGAGCAGGACTATCCTCGCACGATGGAGCTGTTCGAAACCGGCCAGAAGGTGGCGCAGGGCGCGGCCATGATGACGGACACCAAGCTCGATACCGTCATGATTCTCGGTTCTGGCTGGTCGGCACACTTCAGCAAGCCGATTGCCGAAGCGATGCACCAGAACATCCAGACCGTCGGCATGCCCGCGTGGGATGACAAGGATCAGACGCTGGCGAAGGGCATTCAGCGCGAACTTGGCCAGCCGGACTTCGGGCTGTCGTCCGAGGTGAACAAGCAGCTTCGTGGGGCGGAAACCCCGCAGAACTGGATGGGGGGTGGCTCCGATGACATTGGCGACATCGCGTGGAACGTACCCACCGTGACGCTGCGCTTCCCGTCCAACATTCCGTCGTTGCCCGGACACAACTGGGCCAACGCGATTTCGATGGCCACGCCCATCGCACACAAGGGAGCCCTGGCTGGCGCCAAGGTGCAGGCGCTCACCGTGCTCGACATTCTGCTCACCCCGAAAGTGGTGGCCGATGCGTGGGATTACTTCAACAACGTCCAGACCAAAACGGTGAAGTACAAGCCGTTCATTCGTCCGTCGGACCAGCCCCCCATTTGGCTGAACGCCGATATCATGGCGAAGTACAAGCCGCAGCTGCAGAAGTTTTACTACGATCCGAGCAAGTACAAGACGTATCTCGAGCAGCTGGGGATCGAGTACCCCACGGTGCGCCCCATTGAAGCCAAGCCGAAGGGCAACAATTAA
- a CDS encoding M20 metallopeptidase family protein: MKRLLLAGLLVAAPLRAQQGPASPALLAEIDKRTAAIVDKVTAWRHDIHQHPELGYQEKRTAALVAAHLKSLGMEVQENVGGIPGVVGILKGGKPGPTVALRADMDALPVTELVNVPFKSTVRTVYNGVETGVMHACGHDMHTAMLMGTAEVLAGLKASLPGTVKFLFQPAEEVPPRGGAQPMIDAGVMQGVDGVFGLHVGPGPLGALSFRQGAISAASDGFRIVVHGKQSHGAAPSRGVDPIVVSAEIVTALQTIVSRSVDLGAAPAVVTVGAIHGGLRENIIPDSVWMIGTIRTFDPAARTLIGQRMKTLATNIAAAHNATAEVTVDLGYGSTINHAAMVSRFSPTLKRVAGTAGAQESKTASMAGEDFSRFAELAPGFFFNLAVSPVGTDLKTVASNHSPLFQGDDKALPVGVRAMSTLALEFLTSGGIPRVP, encoded by the coding sequence ATGAAGCGACTACTGCTTGCGGGGCTGCTGGTGGCAGCACCGCTGCGCGCGCAGCAAGGTCCGGCCAGCCCCGCGTTGCTGGCCGAGATCGACAAGCGCACGGCGGCCATCGTGGACAAGGTCACGGCGTGGCGCCACGATATTCACCAGCATCCCGAGCTGGGGTATCAGGAGAAGCGCACGGCCGCACTGGTGGCGGCGCATCTCAAGTCGCTTGGCATGGAGGTCCAGGAGAATGTGGGGGGCATTCCTGGCGTGGTGGGGATCCTGAAGGGCGGCAAACCCGGTCCCACCGTGGCCCTGCGCGCCGACATGGATGCGCTCCCGGTCACGGAGCTCGTGAACGTGCCATTCAAGAGTACTGTTCGCACGGTGTACAACGGCGTGGAAACGGGCGTCATGCACGCCTGCGGCCACGACATGCACACGGCCATGCTCATGGGCACCGCCGAGGTGCTGGCGGGGCTCAAGGCCAGCCTGCCCGGCACGGTGAAATTCCTGTTTCAACCGGCCGAGGAAGTGCCGCCACGTGGGGGAGCACAGCCCATGATCGACGCCGGAGTCATGCAAGGTGTGGACGGGGTGTTCGGACTGCATGTGGGTCCGGGGCCGCTGGGCGCGCTGAGCTTTCGTCAGGGCGCCATCAGTGCCGCCTCTGATGGCTTTCGCATTGTGGTGCACGGCAAACAGTCGCACGGCGCGGCGCCCTCGCGCGGCGTGGACCCCATCGTGGTGAGTGCCGAGATCGTCACGGCACTGCAGACCATTGTGTCCCGTTCGGTGGATCTCGGTGCGGCGCCGGCCGTGGTCACCGTGGGCGCCATACATGGTGGGTTGCGGGAGAATATCATTCCCGACTCCGTCTGGATGATTGGCACCATCCGGACGTTCGACCCGGCCGCGCGGACACTCATTGGTCAGCGCATGAAGACGCTGGCCACCAATATTGCCGCGGCGCACAATGCGACCGCCGAGGTCACGGTCGATCTTGGCTACGGCAGCACCATCAATCATGCCGCGATGGTGAGCCGTTTCTCTCCCACGCTCAAGCGTGTGGCGGGAACGGCCGGTGCTCAGGAATCCAAAACGGCGTCGATGGCCGGTGAAGACTTTTCGCGCTTTGCGGAGCTGGCCCCGGGATTCTTCTTCAATCTCGCCGTGTCGCCAGTGGGGACGGACCTGAAAACGGTCGCCAGCAACCACTCGCCGCTTTTTCAGGGCGATGACAAAGCGCTGCCCGTGGGCGTGCGCGCCATGAGCACGCTCGCCCTTGAGTTTCTCACGTCCGGAGGAATTCCGCGCGTGCCGTAA